The sequence below is a genomic window from Anaerobacillus alkaliphilus.
AACCAGGTAACTGTAAGGCCGTTGAGAATACCCAGTATAAAGGTAATAGAGAAGCAAGAGCCATAAAAAGTAAGAGTAAATAGATGACTAGACGTCCAGTCTTTTTATATATGTTTTTCGTATTCATATTAAAAACCACCTATTAGTTTTTGTCTCGGAAAATCTTAAATTGAAAAATGGCAAAGACCATGATAATAAAGAATAAGATGACAGATTGAGCTGATGCTAGACCAAAATTAAAATCTCGGAATGCTGTTTTATAAATTACATGTACGATGGTTTCAGTCGAGTACCCGGGTCCACCACCAGTCATCATAATGATTTGGGTAAAGACCTGAAACGATCCGATCGTACTTAAAATAACTAAGTATAAAGTCGTCTGTGTAAGCAAAGGAATTGTAATCTTATACCAACGTTGAAATGCATTTGCGCCATCAATCTTGGCAGCTTCATAAAGTGTTGGACTGATGTTATTCATTGCAGCTAAATATATGATAATACCCGACCCCGGCGGAATAAGAATTGACATAATCATTAATGAAGGTAGTGCCGTATCTGACGCCCCTAGCCAGTTCACTGGTTCAAAGCCAAACCAACCAATAATGTAATTAAATAATCCATAACGATAGTTGTACATCCAGCGCCAAACCATGGCGATAATAACCATTGATGTAACTGTTGGAAGATAAAAAGCTGACCTAAAAAACGTTTGTGAAACCTTACCTAACGGTGAAATTAACGTTGCAATGACTAAAGCTGTAATAATAAAAGCTGGTACGGTTACGATCGTATATAAAAAGGTATTCCAGAGTGACGCTTTAAAAATTTCACTTTGAAAGGCTGTAAAGTAATGAGCTAAGCCCACCCACTTAATCTCGAAAATTCCATAATCAAGGAATGATAATACG
It includes:
- a CDS encoding carbohydrate ABC transporter permease, whose translation is MEVGTSHNVVTKKKPSSKLKNTWKEMKKHKVAYLFLLPKLLFFAIFMLVPIVWAFVLSFLDYGIFEIKWVGLAHYFTAFQSEIFKASLWNTFLYTIVTVPAFIITALVIATLISPLGKVSQTFFRSAFYLPTVTSMVIIAMVWRWMYNYRYGLFNYIIGWFGFEPVNWLGASDTALPSLMIMSILIPPGSGIIIYLAAMNNISPTLYEAAKIDGANAFQRWYKITIPLLTQTTLYLVILSTIGSFQVFTQIIMMTGGGPGYSTETIVHVIYKTAFRDFNFGLASAQSVILFFIIMVFAIFQFKIFRDKN